Part of the Ziziphus jujuba cultivar Dongzao chromosome 8, ASM3175591v1 genome is shown below.
TGGTCAGTTGCCTCGTGAAATTGGTGAACTTTCTCGTCTGGAGAACTTCTTTTCTCCTTATTGTTCTATAACAGGTCCATTGCCTGAGGAATTGTCTAAGTTAGAGTCATTGAGTAAGCTTGACCTCTCCTACAACCCATTGAAGTGTTCTATACCAAAATCAATCGGGAAATTGCAGAACCTGagtattttgattttggttgaTTCTGAGCTCAATGGGTCCATACCTCCTGAGCTGGGAAAATGTAGAAATTTGAAGACTTTGATGCTTTCCTTTAATTCACTCTCTGGGACATTGCCTGAGGAGCTTTCTGAGCTTCCCATGTTGACATTTGCTGCTGAAAAGAACCAGCTTTCCGGGACGTTACCTTCTTGGCTTGGAAAATGGAATCAGGTTGATTCTCTTTTGCTTTCGAGCAATCGGTTTTCTGGGAAAATCCCACCTGAGATTGGGGATTGTTCTATGATTAGGCACCTTAGTTTGAGCAATAACTGGTTGACTGGTTCAATACCGGAAGAGCTCTGTAGTGCTCTGTCACTGATGGAGATTGAACTCGACAGCAATTTTCTCTCTGGTACAATCGAACGCACGTTTGCAAAGTGCAGGAATCTTACTCAATTGACCTTGGTGAATAATCAGATTGTTGGTTCAATACCTGATTACCTTTCGGAGCTTCCACTCTTGGTGCTTGACCTTGATTCCAACAATTTCACGGGTACAATTCCTACTAGTATTTGGGATTCAACTAGTTTGATGGAATTCTCTGCCGCTCATAATCAGTTGGGTGGCTCTCTCCCGAAGGAGATCGGTAAGGCAGTGGCATTGGAGACTCTCGTCCTTAGCAACAACCAGTTGAAAGGCACTATACCGAAAGAGATTGGCAATCTTACGTCTCTTTCTGTTCTTAACTTGAATTCAAATTTTCTCGAAGGGAGAATTCCATCTGAGCTCGGCTTGTGTACTGCACTTACCACATTGGACTTGGGAAATAATCTCCTTAACGGGTCTATTCCGGAAAGTCTTGTGGACCTGGCTCAATTAGAATGCCTTGTCCTTTCTCATAATTATCTGTCTGGGTCCATTCCGTCAAAGCCATCTTCATATTTCCGTCAGGTTTCTATCCCTGACCTTAGCTTTGTTCAACATCATGGTGTATTTGATCTATCTCACAATAGGTTGTCTGGCACAATACCAGAGGAGTTGGGGAACTGTGTTGTTGTGGTAGATCTTCTGCTGAGTAACAACTTGCTTTCTGGGAAAATTCCAAGATCCCTCTCTCTCTTGACAAATCTTACAACCTTGGATTTATCTGGGAATTTGCTTACTGGTTCAATTCCTCAGGAGTTTGGTGAGTCCCTTAAACTTCAGGGCTTGTATCTGGGAAATAACCAGCTCAGAGGCAGCATCCCAAGAAGCTTAGGTGGTTTGGCTAGTTTGGTAAAGCTAAATTTAACTGGTAATAAGTTATCTGGTTCACTACCAGTAACTTTTGGGAACTTGAAAGAGCTAACCCACTTAGATTTAAGCTCTAATGAGCTCAGTGGTGAGCTTCCTTCATCTCTTTCGGGCATGCTGAACCTTGTGGGGCTTTACGTTCAGCAGAACAGGCTATCTGGTGAAGTTAATCAGCTCTTCTCGAACTCCATAGCTTGGAGGGTTGAAGCTATAAATTTGAGTAAAAACTTCTTCGAAGGGGAACTGCCACAGGCTTTGGGCAATCTCTCCTACCTGACTTTCTTGGATCTTCACACGAATATGTTTGTGGGGGTCATTCCTGCAGACCTTGGGAATCTGATGCAACTGGAATATTTTGATGTATCAAGGAACAGGTTATCTGGACGAATTCCTGACAAGATATGTGGTCTGATCAATCTGTCTTGTTTGAATTTGGCAGAAAATAGATTGGAAGGGCCTATTCCCAGAGGTGGAATTTGCCAAAACGGGTCAAAAATTTTGCTTGATGGGAATAAATATCTGTGTGGGAGAAGTATGGGTTTAGATTGCCAGATCAAAGGTTTTGATAAATCTGCATTGTTGAATGCTTGGGGACTGACTGGGATCGTAGTTGGAAGCGTTCTTATTATTCTTACCACTGCTTTTGCGCTTGTGAGATGTATTACCAGAAACAGCAGGCAAAATGACCCTGAAGAAACTGAGGAAAGCAAGCTCAACAGTTTCACGGATCAAAATCTCTATTTCCTCAGCAGCAGCAGATCAAAGGAACCCTTAAGCATCAATGTCGCCATGTTTGAGCAGCCTCTCTTGAAATTAACCTTGGTCGATATTCTTGAAGCCACCAACAACTTCTGCAAGACGAACATAATTGGAGATGGAGGATTTGGGACGGTGTATAAAGCTACTTTGCCTAATGGAAAAACAGTCGCAGTTAAAAAGTTAAGTGAGGCTAAAAACCAAGGTCAACGAGAATTTATTGCTGAAATGGAAACC
Proteins encoded:
- the LOC107414458 gene encoding leucine-rich repeat receptor protein kinase EMS1, with product MAFKLLFPVHFVLPLLFLVSNAIVDQNNEYPEREALLSFKASLENPHFLSSWNPSTPHCNWDGVSCQLGKVTSLSLPTRSLRGSLPHYIFSLTGLTVLDLSSNFFDGEIPPQVRSLRRLTQLCLGDNQLSGEIPSQLGELTQLQVLKLGPNLFTGKIPLELGKLVRLQTLDLSGNALTGLVPAEIGNLTKLQFLDFGNNMLSGSLPLSLFGNLQSLTSLDVSNNSFSGAIPSEIGNMKNLTDLYIGINHFSGQLPREIGELSRLENFFSPYCSITGPLPEELSKLESLSKLDLSYNPLKCSIPKSIGKLQNLSILILVDSELNGSIPPELGKCRNLKTLMLSFNSLSGTLPEELSELPMLTFAAEKNQLSGTLPSWLGKWNQVDSLLLSSNRFSGKIPPEIGDCSMIRHLSLSNNWLTGSIPEELCSALSLMEIELDSNFLSGTIERTFAKCRNLTQLTLVNNQIVGSIPDYLSELPLLVLDLDSNNFTGTIPTSIWDSTSLMEFSAAHNQLGGSLPKEIGKAVALETLVLSNNQLKGTIPKEIGNLTSLSVLNLNSNFLEGRIPSELGLCTALTTLDLGNNLLNGSIPESLVDLAQLECLVLSHNYLSGSIPSKPSSYFRQVSIPDLSFVQHHGVFDLSHNRLSGTIPEELGNCVVVVDLLLSNNLLSGKIPRSLSLLTNLTTLDLSGNLLTGSIPQEFGESLKLQGLYLGNNQLRGSIPRSLGGLASLVKLNLTGNKLSGSLPVTFGNLKELTHLDLSSNELSGELPSSLSGMLNLVGLYVQQNRLSGEVNQLFSNSIAWRVEAINLSKNFFEGELPQALGNLSYLTFLDLHTNMFVGVIPADLGNLMQLEYFDVSRNRLSGRIPDKICGLINLSCLNLAENRLEGPIPRGGICQNGSKILLDGNKYLCGRSMGLDCQIKGFDKSALLNAWGLTGIVVGSVLIILTTAFALVRCITRNSRQNDPEETEESKLNSFTDQNLYFLSSSRSKEPLSINVAMFEQPLLKLTLVDILEATNNFCKTNIIGDGGFGTVYKATLPNGKTVAVKKLSEAKNQGQREFIAEMETLGKVKHQNLVPLLGYCSFGEEKVLVYEYMVNGSLDLWLRNRSGALEVLELDWGKRFKIATGAARGLAFLHHKIIPHIIHRDVKASNILLNEDFEPKVADFGLARLISACETHITTDVAGTLGYIPPEYGQSGKSTTRGDVYSFGVILLELVTGKEPTGPDFKEIEGGNLIGWVFQKIKKGLAVDVLDATVLNADSKHMMLQMLQIACICLADNPASRPTMLQVVKFLEAIKDE